The genome window GCAGCCAGCGCAAGGCAGCGTCATCCCCATCCGCCTCGATGCGCGCGCGTATCGTGATGCGGCCCGGCCCGCCCTGCGGATAACCGTGGCGGGCGCTGTTCATCAGCAGGTTCGAGAGGATTTGCGACAATTTCCCGGCCGCCAGGCGCACTTGGCAATCGGGCGCGATGTCGAGTTCCACGCCCAGCGCCGCCTTGCGCAGTTCCGGGCTGTGCGCCGACACCAGGCCGTGCACATAGTCGTGCAGCGCCAGATCGGCCACGTATTCGCTGACCTGGTCCACGGCCAGCTGCTTGAAATTACCGATCAGGTCGGCCGCGCGCGCCAGGTTGCGCTCGATCAAGGCCGCCGCGCCTTTGAGCGATTCGGCAATGTCGATCAGTTCGGCGCGGCTGACCTTGGCGCCGCCCAGCAGCTGCACCAGCTGGTCGGCATAGCTGCCCATGCTCGACGCGGCCGTCAACGCCACGCCGATGGGCGTGTTGACTTCATGCGAGACACCCGCCACCAGCGAGCCGAGGGCCGCCATCTGTTCCTGCTCGATCAGGTTCGCTTGCGCCGCCAGCAGCAATTCGGTGCGCACGCGCACGATTTCTTCCAGCTGCTGCGTGCGCTCCTGGTGCTGCAGCTCGGCCGCGCCGCGGGCCGAGAAGATCGACAGCAGCAGCAAGGCCAGCAAGCGCTTGTTTTCATCGATGGGACGCGTGTCGATAGCCGACAGGATGCCCAGGGTCTTGCCTTCGGTATCGATCAGCGGCATGCCGACATAGCTTTCCGCCCGCATGTCGACGAGGAGGGTATCGAATGGAAAGCGACGCTGGATGTCGCTGCCATGAAAACACATGCTTTGGCACGTCACATCCTGGCAAGGCGTGTGCTGCAGGCTGTATTCGATATTCGGCTGGTAGCCGTCGCCGCCCCACAGGGCGAGGGTGCGGATGCCTTCGCTGCCATCGTCCATGCGCACCAGGCGCCCGGCGATCACATAGTGCACATCGAGCGCTTCTGCCAGGTCCTTGACGAGGATGCGCAGGAAGTCGTCGCCACGGGCGTGCGCCGTCGAGGCCGTGATCGAGCGCAGGGCTGCCTCCGCCAGGGTGCGCCGCTGCTCGGGATCGAACAGGGGTTCTTGCGAATTCACATCAAACAACGGAATACTCATGAATGCTCCTGCACGGCACCGGAAGCGCAGGCACAGCTGCCGGCGCGGCGATTTTCAGCCATGACCCGCTGCAGCGGACCTGCCGCGATTGTACCCCTGGCTATTGTTTAATAATACAGATGTACAGGAATTTTTTACAGCCAGCCGGAACGCTTGAACAAGTAATACATATAACCGCAGACACAGCTCATCAGTCCCACGGCCACGGGATAGCCGTATTGCCAGTCCAGCTCCGGCATGAACTTGAAGTTCATGCCCCACACGCCGGCAAACGCCGTGAACACGGCAAAGATAGCCGCCCAAGCCGCCAACTGCTTGTTCACTTCGCTTTCATCGATGGCCACCATCGACAAATTCACCTGGATGGCCGTGCTGATGGTGTCGCGGATGGTGTCGAGCGTGCCGTTGATGCGCGCCAGATGGTCGTGCACGTCGCGGAAATACTCCTGGGTATCGTGGCACAGCGGCGGCACGCGCCCGCCGTGCAGCTTGCCCACCGCTTCCATCAGGGGCGCCACCACGTGGCGCAAGACCATGACCTTGCGTTTCAGCTGGTACAGCCGTTCGATATTGTCGCGCTCGGTGCCACGGTCGAAGATGCGGTCCTCGATCAGTTCCAGCTCCGATTCGAGCGCGTCGAGCACGGGAAAGTAACGGTCGACGACGGCGTCCATCAGCGCGTACAGCACGAAGGCCGAGCCCTGGCGCAGCAAGTGCGGTTCGCGCTCGGCGCGCGCGCGGACACCGAGGAAACCTTGCGAGCTGTTGCTGCGCGACGAGAGCACGTAATTGGCGCCGACAAAAATGTCGACTTCGCCCAGCACCAGTTCGTTCTCGACCATTTCCACGGTTTTCACGACGGCAAACAGGGAATCGCCATACTCCTCGATCTTCGGACGCTGATGGCCCCGCTGCGCGTCTTCCACCGCCAGTTCGTGCAGGCAAAACTCGTGCTGCATCTGTTTCAGCTCGTCCGGCGTGGCGTCGAGCAGGGCCACCCAGACGAAGCAGTCGGGGCGCTCGACGTAATCGCTGATATCGTCAATCGGCAAGTCGGCCAGTTTTTTGCCATCCTGGTAGGCCACGCAGTTAATCAGCATACAGTTCCACAATGAAAGTTAAGACCGGACGAAACAGTCCGGCAGGCGCCAGCTTACCTTATCGCCTGCTGTGAGTGTTGTGGGTGTTGTGGCGTGCAAGGAACGCCGCGGGGAAAGGCGGACGGGGAGCCCCCGCCCGGCCATGCGTCAATCGTCCTTGGCGCCGTCGATGCCCAGCTCGGAGATCTTGCGGGTGATGGTGTTGCGGCCGATGCCCAGGCGCACGGCGGCGTCGTTTTTGCGCCCGTGCGTATGCTTGAGCGCCGTCTTGATCAGGGCCGACTCGAATTGCCGTCCCAGCACGGCCATGACTTCCTGCTGCCCCGCGCCCAGCATGCCGGCCGCCTGCAATTCCAGTAAACCAATCCAGCCCGGTGGCGCACCATTGGCGGGCGCGGCCGCTTCGAAGACCTGGCCGCCGTGCGCATGGGCAACATTTGCTGGCGCCACGTCAGCGGACGCCGCCGTGGCCGCGCCATCGCCCTGCCCCTGCGTCAATTCCAGCGGCAAGTCCTTGATTTCCACCGTCTGGCCCGGCGCCATCACGGTGATCCAGTTGCACAGGTTTTCCAGCTGGCGCACATTGCCGGGCAAATCGAGGCCGCTGAGAAATTGCATGGTCGGTTCGCTCATGCGCTTCGCTTCCACGCCCAGCTGGCGCGCGCTTTGCACCAGGAAGTGGCGCACCAGGATGGGGATATCCTCGCGCCGCTCCCTCAAACTGGGCAGGCGCAAACGGATCACGTTCAGGCGGTGATACAAGTCTTCGCGGAACAGGCCGTCGCGCACGCGCTGTTCCAGATTCTGGTGCGTGGCCGTAATGACGCGCACATTGGCCTTCATGGGCTGATGGCCACCGACGCGATAGAAATGGCCATCGGACAGCACGCGCAGCAAGCGCGTCTGCAGGTCGAACGGCATGTCGCCGATTTCATCGAGGAACAAAGTACCGTTCTCGGCTTGCTCGAAGCGGCCCCGGCGCGTCGTCTGCGCACCCGTAAATGCCCCGCGTTCATGGCCGAACAGTTCGGACTCCAGCAAATCCTTCGGGATCGCCGCCGTGTTCAGGGCGATGAACGGCTGCGCCGCGCGCGGACTGTGCTTGTGCAGCGCGCGCGCCACCAGTTCCTTGCCAGAACCAGATTCGCCCGTGATGAGCACCGTCACATTCGATTGCGACAAACGGCCGATGGCGCGGAAGACTTCCTGCATGGCCGGTGCCTGGCCGAGGATCTCCGGCGTTTCCGACGGGCCCGATTCGACGCTGGTCTCGCGCAGGCTCTCTTCCAGCGCGCGGCGGATCAGCTCGACAGCCTTGTCGATGTCAAACGGCTTGGCCAGGTATTCGAAGGCGCCGCCCTGGAAGGCCGCGACGGCCGAATCGAGGTCGGAAAAGGCCGTAATGATGATGACCGGCAAGCCGGGAAAGCGTGATTTAACCGTCTGCAACAGTTCCAGGCCGGACGCGCCCGGCATGCGGATGTCGGACACGAGCACTTGCGGCGTGTCAAATTCCAGTGCCGCGATGGCGTCGCGCGCATTGGCAAAACTCTTGGTGGCGAGATTTTCCCGCGCCAGGGCTTTTTCCAGCACCCAGCGGATTGATTCGTCGTCGTCAACTATCCAGATTGGCTTCATTAGTGTGTGCGTCCCGCAATGGATTTCATGGGTGGGATACTGCCTCGCTTATGGCAAGGGGAGAACGATCCTGAAATCGGTGTATCCAGGCCGGCTTTCGCACTCGATCACGCCCAGGTGCTGTTGCACGAAGGTTTGCGCCAAGGTC of Janthinobacterium sp. PAMC25594 contains these proteins:
- the ntrC gene encoding nitrogen regulation protein NR(I) — translated: MKPIWIVDDDESIRWVLEKALARENLATKSFANARDAIAALEFDTPQVLVSDIRMPGASGLELLQTVKSRFPGLPVIIITAFSDLDSAVAAFQGGAFEYLAKPFDIDKAVELIRRALEESLRETSVESGPSETPEILGQAPAMQEVFRAIGRLSQSNVTVLITGESGSGKELVARALHKHSPRAAQPFIALNTAAIPKDLLESELFGHERGAFTGAQTTRRGRFEQAENGTLFLDEIGDMPFDLQTRLLRVLSDGHFYRVGGHQPMKANVRVITATHQNLEQRVRDGLFREDLYHRLNVIRLRLPSLRERREDIPILVRHFLVQSARQLGVEAKRMSEPTMQFLSGLDLPGNVRQLENLCNWITVMAPGQTVEIKDLPLELTQGQGDGAATAASADVAPANVAHAHGGQVFEAAAPANGAPPGWIGLLELQAAGMLGAGQQEVMAVLGRQFESALIKTALKHTHGRKNDAAVRLGIGRNTITRKISELGIDGAKDD
- a CDS encoding GAF domain-containing sensor histidine kinase, whose translation is MSIPLFDVNSQEPLFDPEQRRTLAEAALRSITASTAHARGDDFLRILVKDLAEALDVHYVIAGRLVRMDDGSEGIRTLALWGGDGYQPNIEYSLQHTPCQDVTCQSMCFHGSDIQRRFPFDTLLVDMRAESYVGMPLIDTEGKTLGILSAIDTRPIDENKRLLALLLLSIFSARGAAELQHQERTQQLEEIVRVRTELLLAAQANLIEQEQMAALGSLVAGVSHEVNTPIGVALTAASSMGSYADQLVQLLGGAKVSRAELIDIAESLKGAAALIERNLARAADLIGNFKQLAVDQVSEYVADLALHDYVHGLVSAHSPELRKAALGVELDIAPDCQVRLAAGKLSQILSNLLMNSARHGYPQGGPGRITIRARIEADGDDAALRWLLLEFSDDGVGLAPAVREHMFEPFFTTKRGQGGSGLGMHIVYTIVQQLGGQVSAVDGTPGCHIDIRLPLTH
- the corA gene encoding magnesium/cobalt transporter CorA; its protein translation is MLINCVAYQDGKKLADLPIDDISDYVERPDCFVWVALLDATPDELKQMQHEFCLHELAVEDAQRGHQRPKIEEYGDSLFAVVKTVEMVENELVLGEVDIFVGANYVLSSRSNSSQGFLGVRARAEREPHLLRQGSAFVLYALMDAVVDRYFPVLDALESELELIEDRIFDRGTERDNIERLYQLKRKVMVLRHVVAPLMEAVGKLHGGRVPPLCHDTQEYFRDVHDHLARINGTLDTIRDTISTAIQVNLSMVAIDESEVNKQLAAWAAIFAVFTAFAGVWGMNFKFMPELDWQYGYPVAVGLMSCVCGYMYYLFKRSGWL